One Papaver somniferum cultivar HN1 chromosome 10, ASM357369v1, whole genome shotgun sequence genomic window carries:
- the LOC113316999 gene encoding homeobox-DDT domain protein RLT2-like isoform X2 — translation MMMDSTPDGERKKPPEGTSGGGGGGGGGESKSKRKMKTPMQLELLEKTYAVEAYPSEAIRQELSAKLDLSDRQLQMWFCHRRLKDRKVAPEKKPRKDNMQLTASTSGQGLDEMMMGGGDQGNDPGSGSGSGSSQYEHRKVGGSGGRTTISRGVADTTVAMSRRYRETPQDISELRAIAFVESQLGEALREDGPILGMEFDPLPPGAFGAPIVAQQKQAGRPYDGKMYDRHDTKSIKTPSVLPGSSGGKRKLASGNAHMVHPQSAPRALQEYQFLPEQPSVRSDTYERADPSHFYSSQHDGHSGRASSLSAGGSHLHGKEQVPTGYGQGTSASLQSQQGRISHVLGEYDRMDVQVGLENPLLLCDRRMSNEDEAARLERKRKSDEARIAREVEAHEKRIRKELEKQDILRRKREEQMRREMEKHDRERRKEEERLMREKLREEERFQREQKRELERRERFMQKENLRAEKMRQKEEQRREKEAARQKAANERATARRIAKESMELIEDERLELMELAASSKGLPSIISLDSDTLENLDLFKDMLVTFPPKSVQLSRPFAIQPWKDSEENVGNLLMVWRFLITFADILELWPFTLDEFVQAFHDYDPRLLGEIHVALLRSIVKDIEDVARTPSMGLGANQNSSVNPGGGHPQIVEGAYAWGFDIRSWQQHLNPLTWPEVLRQFALSAGFGPQLKKRSLEQSFFRDENEGHDCEDIVSTLRNGAAAVSAAAVMQEKGLSQPRRSRHRLTPGTVKFAAFHVLSLEGSKGLSILEVADKIQKSGLRDLTTSKTPEASIAAALSRDSHLFERTAPSTYCVREAFRKDPNDADAILSAAREKIQIFANGLSDSEEAGKDVEDADDDSECDVAEDPEVDDVDMTSNQKEDHHLASVITDKSVACLKVGKRENAGKEVGEILQSGHGSAPGSSLKSFPVEGSQEIGTGALTDQSADLARNSNGASTNDLEDAEIDESNTGEPWVQGLMEGEYADLTVEERLNALVALIGVAIEGNSVRVILEVRLEAANALKKQMWAEAQLDKRRMKEEYITKPQSLSFMGKTELNVLSFVVDGSQSPFGDSKNNEASLHPSLKEEPIFDPSNAQIYLNNMSAECNVTPENYQQQHAYAAAEKSRSQYKSYIGQRAEEMYVYRSLPLGQDRKRNRYWQFVTSATRNDPGTGRIFYESQGGCWRLIDTEEAFDILLSSLDIRGIRESHLHSMLQKIEVSFKDAVKRNSKCRNHVDPVEDRVKTEVSEIVSSPDRSAGTESPSSTVCAVGSDTVLQSSSFKIDLGRNETEKTDALKRYQDSQRWMWKECFNPSTMCAIKYGKKRCSELLVTCDFCLDSYFPKDNRCPVCHRIFGNLSNSSKSSDSVNQCEEKPRLESDWNIRGLETSLPLRIRLLKAQVAITEVSIPPEAIQPLWTEDSRNSWGLKLQSSSSAEDLLQILTLLEGAIKRDCLSSSFETTKELLGNFPPPVRAADGFSSGSVPILPWVPQTTAAVALRLLELDAAITYMLQQKAESQKDKESGDFIKLPSKYTVIKNIQEAEPAVTPEPAVFLQEENWFDMGSGRSTSGRGQMIRGKGRGRSAGGRLPRGSSGMRIDSGRVSAGKGEKMVAVQGLGGKSQTARGKGGRKRGKRTAKSRQKSSAAVKKRVVIKDMGMGGFGGQFGNSIVIPKQNNYRESPRSSGGEDEGGWEEDTRRLHDVHVQMDRDDISVEEASGESDDNGLGEYDVRRTDYSGMYNGKSVNLLESDAEDEDEYVDDSRIGDEEDEEDLEEVEGDGYGEDDVGMEERYRLHGVGTNRNVEEIEEDDEEENVDADEAMETDSSDYSE, via the exons ATGATGATGGACTCGACACCTgatggagaaaggaaaaagccgcCTGAagggactagtggtggtggtggtggtggtggtggaggagaatCCAAGTCTAAAAGGAAGATGAAAACTCCTATGCAGTTGGAACTTTTGGAGAAAACATATGCTG TGGAGGCATATCCATCAGAGGCAATAAGACAAGAGTTATCTGCAAAGTTAGACCTATCGGATCGGCAATTACAGATGTGGTTTTGTCACAGAAGGTTAAAAGATAGGAAAGTAGCACCAGAGAAGAAGCCTAGGAAGGATAATATGCAATTAACAGCCTCAACATCTGGACAAGGCTTAGATGAGATGATGATGGGTGGTGGTGATCAAGGAAATGACCCCGGGTCTGGGTCAGGTTCAGGGTCAAGTCAGTATGAGCATCGGAAAGTGGGTGGTAGTGGTGGTCGTACTACTATCTCGAGGGGTGTAGCTGATACTACTGTGGCCATGAGTAGAAGGTATCGTGAGACGCCTCAGGATATATCAGAATTAAGGGCGATTGCGTTTGTGGAGTCGCAGTTGGGAGAGGCATTGAGAGAGGATGGACCCATTCTTGGAATGGAATTTGATCCATTGCCTCCTGGTGCCTTTGGCGCGCCTATAG TGGCGCAGCAAAAGCAAGCTGGTAGGCCTTATGATGGCAAAATGTACGACCGGCATGATACTAAATCAATCAAG ACACCATCAGTCTTACCTGGTTCATCTGGTGGCAAAAGAAAATTAGCATcaggaaatgctcatatggttcaTCCTCAGTCTGCTCCTAGGGCTCTGCAGGAATACCAGTTTCTTCCCGAGCAGCCTAGTGTTAGATCCGATACATATGAAAGGGCTGACCCCTCACATTTTTATAGTTCACAACATGATGGTCATAGTGGCAGGGCTTCATCATTATCAGCTGGAGGATCCCACCTCCATGGCAAAGAACAAGTGCCCACCGGTTATGGTCAGGGGACTAGTGCTAGTCTTCAGTCTCAGCAAGGAAGAATTAGTCATGTTTTAGGAGAGTATGATAGGATGGATGTACAGGTTGGATTAGAAAATCCACTTCTATTATGTGACAGGCGCATGTCTAATGAAGATGAAGCTGCCCGTCTTGAGAGGAAGCGCAAG AGTGATGAAGCAAGAATAGCAAGGGAAGTGGAAGCTCACGAGAAAAGAATTCGGAAAGagctagagaaacaagatattttaaGGAGAAAG AGAGAAGAGCAAATGCGTCGAGAAATGGAAAAACATGACCGTGAAAgacggaaagaagaagagaggttGATGCGTGAAAAGCTGCGAGAAGAGGAGAGATTCCAGCGAGAGCAAAAGCGTGAACTTGAGAGAAGGGAGAGGTTTATGCAAAAAGAAAACCTGAGA GCTGAAAAAATGAGGCAGAAAGAAGAGCAACGTAGAGAGAAAGAGGCAGCAAGGCAAAAGGCTGCTAATGAGAGAGCTACTGCTCGTCGAATTGCTAAAGAATCTATGGAGCTCATTGAAGATGAGCGCCTGGAGCTTATGGAGCTGGCTGCTTCAAGCAAGGGTTTGCCTTCTATAATATCTCTTGACAGTGATACTTTGGAAAACCTGGATCTCTTTAAAG aTATGTTGGTTACTTTCCCTCCCAAGTCTGTGCAACTAAGCAGACCTTTCGCCATCCAGCCATGGAAGGATTCAGAGGAGAATGTGGGGAACCTTCTCATG GTTTGGAGGTTTTTAATTACTTTCGCAGACATTCTTGAGCTTTGGCCTTTTACCCTTGATGAGTTTGTCCAAGCTTTTCATGATTAT GACCCAAGGTTGTTGGGCGAAATACATGTTGCTCTTTTGAGGTCTATTGTTAAAGATATTGAAGATGTTGCCAGGACTCCCTCAATGGGATTAGGGGCAAATCAAAATAGTTCTGTAAATCCTGGTGGTGGACACCCGCAGATTGTTGAGGGG GCTTATGCTTGGGGATTTGACATACGCAGCTGGCAACAGCACCTGAACCCATTGACATGGCCGGAAGTACTGCGCCAGTTTGCATTGTCCGCTGGGTTTGGaccacaattgaagaaaaggagTCTAGAACAATCGTTTTTTCGCGATGAGAACGAG GGTCACGATTGTGAAGATATAGTTTCTACTTTACGCAACGGTGCAGCAGCTGTAAGTGCTGCTGCCGTGATGCAAGAAAAGGGTTTGTCTCAACCGCGCAGATCCAGGCATCGGTTAACTCCAGGAACTGTAAAATTCGCAGCATTCCATGTTCTCTCTCTCGAGGGTAGCAAGGGGTTGTCAATACTGGAAGTTGCAGACAAGATTCAG AAATCTGGACTACGGGACCTTACAACAAGCAAGACACCCGAGGCATCTATTGCGGCTGCATTATCAAGAGATTCACACCTTTTCGAACGAACCGCTCCTTCAACATATTGTGTTCGGGAAGCGTTCAGGAAGGATCCGAATGATGCTGATGCAATACTCTCCGCAGCCAGAGAAAAAATACAAATATTTGCGAATGGTCTCTCAGATTCTGAAGAAGCTGGGAAGGATGTAGAAGATGCtgatgatgattctgagtgtgatgTTGCTGAGGATCCCGAGGTTGATgacgtagatatgacatcaaatCAGAAGGAGGATCACCACCTAGCCTCAGTAATAACTGATAAGTCAGTAGCTTGCTTGAAAGTTGGAAAGAGGGAAAATGCTGGCAAGGAAGTAGGAGAAATTCTACAAAGTGGGCATGGAAGTGCTCCTGGGAGTAGTCTTAAATCATTTCCTGTAGAAGGATCTCAGGAAATAGGCACAGGTGCTCTCACTGATCAGTCTGCTGATCTTGCTCGGAACAGCAATGGAGCTAGCACTAATGATCTTGAGGATGCAGAGATTGATGAGAGCAACACTGGTGAGCCATGGGTGCAAGGGTTGATGGAAGGGGAATATGCTGACCTTACTGTTGAGGAGCGTCTTAATGCTCTGGTTGCCTTAATTGGTGTGGCAATTGAAGGAAATTCAGTCCGTGTTATTCTAGAG GTACGGTTGGAAGCTGCAAACGCTCTCAAGAAGCAAATGTGGGCGGAGGCGCAACTGGATAAGAGGCGGATGAAAGAAGAATACATAACAAAGCCTCAAAGTTTGTCTTTTATGGGCAAGACTGAGCTAAATGTACTGAGTTTCGTAGTGGATGGCAGTCAAAGTCCATTTGGTGACAGCAAAAACAATGAGGCATCCTTGCACCCATCTCTGAAAGAAGAACCTATTTTTGATCCTAGCAATGCCCAAATTTATCTTAATAACATGTCTGCGGAGTGCAATGTAACCCCAGAAAATTATCAGCAGCAACATGCATATGCTGCTGCGGAAAAATCGCGGTCACAATATAAGTCTTACATTGGTCAAAGAGCAGAGGAGATGTATGTATACAGGTCTTTGCCCCTTGGTCAAGATCGTAAGCGTAATCGGTACTGGCAGTTTGTCACGTCTGCTACTAGAAATGATCCTGGTACTGGTAGGATCTTTTACGAATCTCAAGGTGGTTGCTGGAGGCTTATTGACACAGAAGAG GCTTTCGATATTCTTTTATCATCTCTTGATATACGTGGAATTAGGGAATCACATTTGCACTCAATGTTGCAAAAAATTGAGGTATCATTCAAGGATGCAGTTAAAAGGAATTCAAAATGCAGGAACCATGTGGACCCAGTTGAAGATCGAGTTAAAACTGAAGTTTCTGAAATAGTTTCAAGTCCTGATCGTTCTGCAGGAACTGAAAGTCCTAGTAGTACAGTATGTGCTGTTGGTTCTGACACAGTTCTCCAGTCATCGTCGTTCAAAATTGATCTTGGGAGGAATGAAACTGAGAAAACTGATGCCTTAAAAAGGTATCAAGATTCACAAAGGTGGATGTGGAAAGAATGCTTTAATCCTTCAACAATGTGTGCTATAAAGTATGGAAAGAAAAGATGCTCGGAGCTTCTTGTCACTTGTGATTTCTGTCTCGATTCGTACTTCCCTAAAGATAACAGATGTCCTGTTTGCCATAGGATATTCGGAAATTTATCTAACAGTAGTAAGTCTTCCGACTCTGTCAATCAATGTGAAGAGAAGCCTAGGCTGGAATCTGACTGGAATATCCGTGGTCTGGAGACTTCTCTTCCGCTAAGAATCAGATTGCTCAAGGCACAAGTAGCTATAACTGAG GTATCTATCCCACCAGAAGCTATTCAGCCTCTCTGGACGGAGGATAGTCGTAATTCCTGGGGTTTGAAATTGCAATCATCATCCTCGGCTGAGGATCTTCTACAG ATTCTTACTCTCCTCGAGGGTGCTATTAAAAGGGATTGTCTATCATCAAGCTTCGAGACGACCAAGGAGCTGTTAGGTAACTTTCCCCCCCCAGTGCGTGCTGCTGATGGTTTTTCTTCTGGATCAGTTCCTATACTTCCATGGGTACCACAGACAACTGCAGCTGTTGCATTAAGGCTTCTGGAACTGGATGCGGCCATTACTTACATGTTGCAGCAAAAGGCGGAGTCTCAAAAAGACAAGGAATCCGGAGACTTCATT AAGCTTCCATCTAAATATACTGTCATAAAAAATATCCAAGAGGCTGAACCAGCAGTTACTCCTGAGCCAGCTGTCTTTCTACAAGAAGAGAACTGGTTTGATATGGGTAGTGGGCGTAGCACCTCTGGACGTGGACAGATGATCCGTGGAAAGGGGCGTGGTCGCAGTGCTGGTGGGAGGTTGCCGAGGGGATCCAGTGGCATGAGAATCGACTCTGGGAGGGTAAGTGCTGGGAAGGGTGAGAAGATGGTAGCTGTTCAAGGATTGGGAGGGAAAAGCCAAACAGCACGCGGAAAAGGAGGACGTAAACGTGGTAAACGTACTGCCAAGAGTAGACAGAAATCATCAGCAGCAGTTAAGAAGAGGGTGGTTATAAAGGATATGGGAATGGGAGGTTTCGGTGGTCAGTTCGGGAACAGCATAGTGATTCCTAAACAGAACAACTATAGGGAATCTCCAAGAAGCTCAGGTGGGGAAGATGAGGGTGGATGGGAAGAAGATACCAGGAGACTGCATGATGTACATGTACAGATGGATAGGGATGACATCAGTGTAGAGGAGGCGTCAGGGGAATCCGATGACAATGGTTTAGGTGAGTATGACGTGCGGCGAACAGATTACagtggcatgtataatggcaaaTCTGTGAACTTATTAGAAAGTGATGCGgaggatgaagatgaatatgTTGATGACTCAAGgattggtgatgaagaagatgaagaagacttgGAAGAAGTAGAAGGAGATGGGTATGGCGAAGACGATGTAGGCATGGAAGAAAGGTACCGCCTTCATGGAGTAGGAACTAATAGGAATgtagaagaaattgaagaagatgacgagGAAGAGAATGTTGACGCAGATGAAGCAATGGAaactgattcttcagattatagTGAGTGA
- the LOC113316999 gene encoding homeobox-DDT domain protein RLT2-like isoform X1 has product MMMDSTPDGERKKPPEGTSGGGGGGGGGESKSKRKMKTPMQLELLEKTYAVEAYPSEAIRQELSAKLDLSDRQLQMWFCHRRLKDRKVAPEKKPRKDNMQLTASTSGQGLDEMMMGGGDQGNDPGSGSGSGSSQYEHRKVGGSGGRTTISRGVADTTVAMSRRYRETPQDISELRAIAFVESQLGEALREDGPILGMEFDPLPPGAFGAPIVAQQKQAGRPYDGKMYDRHDTKSIKTPSVLPGSSGGKRKLASGNAHMVHPQSAPRALQEYQFLPEQPSVRSDTYERADPSHFYSSQHDGHSGRASSLSAGGSHLHGKEQVPTGYGQGTSASLQSQQGRISHVLGEYDRMDVQVGLENPLLLCDRRMSNEDEAARLERKRKFAQSDEARIAREVEAHEKRIRKELEKQDILRRKREEQMRREMEKHDRERRKEEERLMREKLREEERFQREQKRELERRERFMQKENLRAEKMRQKEEQRREKEAARQKAANERATARRIAKESMELIEDERLELMELAASSKGLPSIISLDSDTLENLDLFKDMLVTFPPKSVQLSRPFAIQPWKDSEENVGNLLMVWRFLITFADILELWPFTLDEFVQAFHDYDPRLLGEIHVALLRSIVKDIEDVARTPSMGLGANQNSSVNPGGGHPQIVEGAYAWGFDIRSWQQHLNPLTWPEVLRQFALSAGFGPQLKKRSLEQSFFRDENEGHDCEDIVSTLRNGAAAVSAAAVMQEKGLSQPRRSRHRLTPGTVKFAAFHVLSLEGSKGLSILEVADKIQKSGLRDLTTSKTPEASIAAALSRDSHLFERTAPSTYCVREAFRKDPNDADAILSAAREKIQIFANGLSDSEEAGKDVEDADDDSECDVAEDPEVDDVDMTSNQKEDHHLASVITDKSVACLKVGKRENAGKEVGEILQSGHGSAPGSSLKSFPVEGSQEIGTGALTDQSADLARNSNGASTNDLEDAEIDESNTGEPWVQGLMEGEYADLTVEERLNALVALIGVAIEGNSVRVILEVRLEAANALKKQMWAEAQLDKRRMKEEYITKPQSLSFMGKTELNVLSFVVDGSQSPFGDSKNNEASLHPSLKEEPIFDPSNAQIYLNNMSAECNVTPENYQQQHAYAAAEKSRSQYKSYIGQRAEEMYVYRSLPLGQDRKRNRYWQFVTSATRNDPGTGRIFYESQGGCWRLIDTEEAFDILLSSLDIRGIRESHLHSMLQKIEVSFKDAVKRNSKCRNHVDPVEDRVKTEVSEIVSSPDRSAGTESPSSTVCAVGSDTVLQSSSFKIDLGRNETEKTDALKRYQDSQRWMWKECFNPSTMCAIKYGKKRCSELLVTCDFCLDSYFPKDNRCPVCHRIFGNLSNSSKSSDSVNQCEEKPRLESDWNIRGLETSLPLRIRLLKAQVAITEVSIPPEAIQPLWTEDSRNSWGLKLQSSSSAEDLLQILTLLEGAIKRDCLSSSFETTKELLGNFPPPVRAADGFSSGSVPILPWVPQTTAAVALRLLELDAAITYMLQQKAESQKDKESGDFIKLPSKYTVIKNIQEAEPAVTPEPAVFLQEENWFDMGSGRSTSGRGQMIRGKGRGRSAGGRLPRGSSGMRIDSGRVSAGKGEKMVAVQGLGGKSQTARGKGGRKRGKRTAKSRQKSSAAVKKRVVIKDMGMGGFGGQFGNSIVIPKQNNYRESPRSSGGEDEGGWEEDTRRLHDVHVQMDRDDISVEEASGESDDNGLGEYDVRRTDYSGMYNGKSVNLLESDAEDEDEYVDDSRIGDEEDEEDLEEVEGDGYGEDDVGMEERYRLHGVGTNRNVEEIEEDDEEENVDADEAMETDSSDYSE; this is encoded by the exons ATGATGATGGACTCGACACCTgatggagaaaggaaaaagccgcCTGAagggactagtggtggtggtggtggtggtggtggaggagaatCCAAGTCTAAAAGGAAGATGAAAACTCCTATGCAGTTGGAACTTTTGGAGAAAACATATGCTG TGGAGGCATATCCATCAGAGGCAATAAGACAAGAGTTATCTGCAAAGTTAGACCTATCGGATCGGCAATTACAGATGTGGTTTTGTCACAGAAGGTTAAAAGATAGGAAAGTAGCACCAGAGAAGAAGCCTAGGAAGGATAATATGCAATTAACAGCCTCAACATCTGGACAAGGCTTAGATGAGATGATGATGGGTGGTGGTGATCAAGGAAATGACCCCGGGTCTGGGTCAGGTTCAGGGTCAAGTCAGTATGAGCATCGGAAAGTGGGTGGTAGTGGTGGTCGTACTACTATCTCGAGGGGTGTAGCTGATACTACTGTGGCCATGAGTAGAAGGTATCGTGAGACGCCTCAGGATATATCAGAATTAAGGGCGATTGCGTTTGTGGAGTCGCAGTTGGGAGAGGCATTGAGAGAGGATGGACCCATTCTTGGAATGGAATTTGATCCATTGCCTCCTGGTGCCTTTGGCGCGCCTATAG TGGCGCAGCAAAAGCAAGCTGGTAGGCCTTATGATGGCAAAATGTACGACCGGCATGATACTAAATCAATCAAG ACACCATCAGTCTTACCTGGTTCATCTGGTGGCAAAAGAAAATTAGCATcaggaaatgctcatatggttcaTCCTCAGTCTGCTCCTAGGGCTCTGCAGGAATACCAGTTTCTTCCCGAGCAGCCTAGTGTTAGATCCGATACATATGAAAGGGCTGACCCCTCACATTTTTATAGTTCACAACATGATGGTCATAGTGGCAGGGCTTCATCATTATCAGCTGGAGGATCCCACCTCCATGGCAAAGAACAAGTGCCCACCGGTTATGGTCAGGGGACTAGTGCTAGTCTTCAGTCTCAGCAAGGAAGAATTAGTCATGTTTTAGGAGAGTATGATAGGATGGATGTACAGGTTGGATTAGAAAATCCACTTCTATTATGTGACAGGCGCATGTCTAATGAAGATGAAGCTGCCCGTCTTGAGAGGAAGCGCAAG TTCGCGCAGAGTGATGAAGCAAGAATAGCAAGGGAAGTGGAAGCTCACGAGAAAAGAATTCGGAAAGagctagagaaacaagatattttaaGGAGAAAG AGAGAAGAGCAAATGCGTCGAGAAATGGAAAAACATGACCGTGAAAgacggaaagaagaagagaggttGATGCGTGAAAAGCTGCGAGAAGAGGAGAGATTCCAGCGAGAGCAAAAGCGTGAACTTGAGAGAAGGGAGAGGTTTATGCAAAAAGAAAACCTGAGA GCTGAAAAAATGAGGCAGAAAGAAGAGCAACGTAGAGAGAAAGAGGCAGCAAGGCAAAAGGCTGCTAATGAGAGAGCTACTGCTCGTCGAATTGCTAAAGAATCTATGGAGCTCATTGAAGATGAGCGCCTGGAGCTTATGGAGCTGGCTGCTTCAAGCAAGGGTTTGCCTTCTATAATATCTCTTGACAGTGATACTTTGGAAAACCTGGATCTCTTTAAAG aTATGTTGGTTACTTTCCCTCCCAAGTCTGTGCAACTAAGCAGACCTTTCGCCATCCAGCCATGGAAGGATTCAGAGGAGAATGTGGGGAACCTTCTCATG GTTTGGAGGTTTTTAATTACTTTCGCAGACATTCTTGAGCTTTGGCCTTTTACCCTTGATGAGTTTGTCCAAGCTTTTCATGATTAT GACCCAAGGTTGTTGGGCGAAATACATGTTGCTCTTTTGAGGTCTATTGTTAAAGATATTGAAGATGTTGCCAGGACTCCCTCAATGGGATTAGGGGCAAATCAAAATAGTTCTGTAAATCCTGGTGGTGGACACCCGCAGATTGTTGAGGGG GCTTATGCTTGGGGATTTGACATACGCAGCTGGCAACAGCACCTGAACCCATTGACATGGCCGGAAGTACTGCGCCAGTTTGCATTGTCCGCTGGGTTTGGaccacaattgaagaaaaggagTCTAGAACAATCGTTTTTTCGCGATGAGAACGAG GGTCACGATTGTGAAGATATAGTTTCTACTTTACGCAACGGTGCAGCAGCTGTAAGTGCTGCTGCCGTGATGCAAGAAAAGGGTTTGTCTCAACCGCGCAGATCCAGGCATCGGTTAACTCCAGGAACTGTAAAATTCGCAGCATTCCATGTTCTCTCTCTCGAGGGTAGCAAGGGGTTGTCAATACTGGAAGTTGCAGACAAGATTCAG AAATCTGGACTACGGGACCTTACAACAAGCAAGACACCCGAGGCATCTATTGCGGCTGCATTATCAAGAGATTCACACCTTTTCGAACGAACCGCTCCTTCAACATATTGTGTTCGGGAAGCGTTCAGGAAGGATCCGAATGATGCTGATGCAATACTCTCCGCAGCCAGAGAAAAAATACAAATATTTGCGAATGGTCTCTCAGATTCTGAAGAAGCTGGGAAGGATGTAGAAGATGCtgatgatgattctgagtgtgatgTTGCTGAGGATCCCGAGGTTGATgacgtagatatgacatcaaatCAGAAGGAGGATCACCACCTAGCCTCAGTAATAACTGATAAGTCAGTAGCTTGCTTGAAAGTTGGAAAGAGGGAAAATGCTGGCAAGGAAGTAGGAGAAATTCTACAAAGTGGGCATGGAAGTGCTCCTGGGAGTAGTCTTAAATCATTTCCTGTAGAAGGATCTCAGGAAATAGGCACAGGTGCTCTCACTGATCAGTCTGCTGATCTTGCTCGGAACAGCAATGGAGCTAGCACTAATGATCTTGAGGATGCAGAGATTGATGAGAGCAACACTGGTGAGCCATGGGTGCAAGGGTTGATGGAAGGGGAATATGCTGACCTTACTGTTGAGGAGCGTCTTAATGCTCTGGTTGCCTTAATTGGTGTGGCAATTGAAGGAAATTCAGTCCGTGTTATTCTAGAG GTACGGTTGGAAGCTGCAAACGCTCTCAAGAAGCAAATGTGGGCGGAGGCGCAACTGGATAAGAGGCGGATGAAAGAAGAATACATAACAAAGCCTCAAAGTTTGTCTTTTATGGGCAAGACTGAGCTAAATGTACTGAGTTTCGTAGTGGATGGCAGTCAAAGTCCATTTGGTGACAGCAAAAACAATGAGGCATCCTTGCACCCATCTCTGAAAGAAGAACCTATTTTTGATCCTAGCAATGCCCAAATTTATCTTAATAACATGTCTGCGGAGTGCAATGTAACCCCAGAAAATTATCAGCAGCAACATGCATATGCTGCTGCGGAAAAATCGCGGTCACAATATAAGTCTTACATTGGTCAAAGAGCAGAGGAGATGTATGTATACAGGTCTTTGCCCCTTGGTCAAGATCGTAAGCGTAATCGGTACTGGCAGTTTGTCACGTCTGCTACTAGAAATGATCCTGGTACTGGTAGGATCTTTTACGAATCTCAAGGTGGTTGCTGGAGGCTTATTGACACAGAAGAG GCTTTCGATATTCTTTTATCATCTCTTGATATACGTGGAATTAGGGAATCACATTTGCACTCAATGTTGCAAAAAATTGAGGTATCATTCAAGGATGCAGTTAAAAGGAATTCAAAATGCAGGAACCATGTGGACCCAGTTGAAGATCGAGTTAAAACTGAAGTTTCTGAAATAGTTTCAAGTCCTGATCGTTCTGCAGGAACTGAAAGTCCTAGTAGTACAGTATGTGCTGTTGGTTCTGACACAGTTCTCCAGTCATCGTCGTTCAAAATTGATCTTGGGAGGAATGAAACTGAGAAAACTGATGCCTTAAAAAGGTATCAAGATTCACAAAGGTGGATGTGGAAAGAATGCTTTAATCCTTCAACAATGTGTGCTATAAAGTATGGAAAGAAAAGATGCTCGGAGCTTCTTGTCACTTGTGATTTCTGTCTCGATTCGTACTTCCCTAAAGATAACAGATGTCCTGTTTGCCATAGGATATTCGGAAATTTATCTAACAGTAGTAAGTCTTCCGACTCTGTCAATCAATGTGAAGAGAAGCCTAGGCTGGAATCTGACTGGAATATCCGTGGTCTGGAGACTTCTCTTCCGCTAAGAATCAGATTGCTCAAGGCACAAGTAGCTATAACTGAG GTATCTATCCCACCAGAAGCTATTCAGCCTCTCTGGACGGAGGATAGTCGTAATTCCTGGGGTTTGAAATTGCAATCATCATCCTCGGCTGAGGATCTTCTACAG ATTCTTACTCTCCTCGAGGGTGCTATTAAAAGGGATTGTCTATCATCAAGCTTCGAGACGACCAAGGAGCTGTTAGGTAACTTTCCCCCCCCAGTGCGTGCTGCTGATGGTTTTTCTTCTGGATCAGTTCCTATACTTCCATGGGTACCACAGACAACTGCAGCTGTTGCATTAAGGCTTCTGGAACTGGATGCGGCCATTACTTACATGTTGCAGCAAAAGGCGGAGTCTCAAAAAGACAAGGAATCCGGAGACTTCATT AAGCTTCCATCTAAATATACTGTCATAAAAAATATCCAAGAGGCTGAACCAGCAGTTACTCCTGAGCCAGCTGTCTTTCTACAAGAAGAGAACTGGTTTGATATGGGTAGTGGGCGTAGCACCTCTGGACGTGGACAGATGATCCGTGGAAAGGGGCGTGGTCGCAGTGCTGGTGGGAGGTTGCCGAGGGGATCCAGTGGCATGAGAATCGACTCTGGGAGGGTAAGTGCTGGGAAGGGTGAGAAGATGGTAGCTGTTCAAGGATTGGGAGGGAAAAGCCAAACAGCACGCGGAAAAGGAGGACGTAAACGTGGTAAACGTACTGCCAAGAGTAGACAGAAATCATCAGCAGCAGTTAAGAAGAGGGTGGTTATAAAGGATATGGGAATGGGAGGTTTCGGTGGTCAGTTCGGGAACAGCATAGTGATTCCTAAACAGAACAACTATAGGGAATCTCCAAGAAGCTCAGGTGGGGAAGATGAGGGTGGATGGGAAGAAGATACCAGGAGACTGCATGATGTACATGTACAGATGGATAGGGATGACATCAGTGTAGAGGAGGCGTCAGGGGAATCCGATGACAATGGTTTAGGTGAGTATGACGTGCGGCGAACAGATTACagtggcatgtataatggcaaaTCTGTGAACTTATTAGAAAGTGATGCGgaggatgaagatgaatatgTTGATGACTCAAGgattggtgatgaagaagatgaagaagacttgGAAGAAGTAGAAGGAGATGGGTATGGCGAAGACGATGTAGGCATGGAAGAAAGGTACCGCCTTCATGGAGTAGGAACTAATAGGAATgtagaagaaattgaagaagatgacgagGAAGAGAATGTTGACGCAGATGAAGCAATGGAaactgattcttcagattatagTGAGTGA